AGCGCCAGTCCGATCGAGAGGAATCCGGCCAGGCCCCAGTAGAACGCGATCACGGCACCGAGCGCGGCCGCGCCCGAGACACCGATGACGCCCGGATCGGCCAGCGGATTGCGCAACAATCCCTGCAGCGCGGCGCCCGTGGCCCCGAGACTGAAGCCGACCATCAGTCCGAGCAGCGCGCGCGGCAGCCTCAGCTCCACCATGACCAGCGCACGGACCGTGTCGCGTCCGGACATGGCATCCAGGGCCGCGGCAAGCGGATCGAGCGGCACATATCCGATGGCAAGGGAGAGGACGAACAGGATCGCCGATACGATGCAAAGCGTTCCCGGCAGGACAGGGGTCGCGGTCTCCGCCGCATGGCGGCGCCCGATCGGGACATCGGAACTCATCGTGCCGCCTCCGTTTGCGGGTTCGGTCGCGACCGCGCTTTCGCGGCGGCAGACTTCAACAGTGCCATCGCCTCCGCCAGCTGCGGCCCGGCACAGGTCCACAACCGCGTCGGCACCTCGACCACCGTCGCGGTCTCCTTGAGCGAGGCCAGCGCGGGGTGATCGAGAAGCGCCTGCGCCATGGACTCCGGCGCGTCCGCATCCGCGTTGATGATCAGGACGTCGGGTCTTGCCGCGACAATCCGCTCCAGCGGCAGTTGCCCCAATCCATCCGTCTGGAGGTCGGCGGCGAGGTTTGCCAGCCCGGCGCGGTCCAGCAGCGTGTCGACGAGCGATCCGCGGCCTGCCGTGAACCCGTTGGGACGCAGGACCAGTGCCGTCGGGCGCGAACCGGCTATCACGGCCCCGCTTTCGCTCAGCGCCGTGTCGAGCGCCGCGATCATCGCCTCGCCCGCCGCTGCGTTGCCCAGCACGGTCGCCACCATCCGGATCTGCGCGCGCACCTCGTCCAGTGTCCCGGGAACCCCGAGCTCGATGACGGGAATACCGATCCGCTTGAGAAAGCCCACCGTCGTCCGCGTCGTATGGACCCCCGCGACCACCAGGTCCGGCGACAGCGGAACGATCTCCTCGGCGAGCCCCCGGTTCACGGGCACGGCGCCGGCGAGCGCTCTCACCGCGGATCCAAGGCTGTCGCGGGCAAGCCAGGTCACCGATTTGACCTGACCGGGATCGGCCAGCCGCAGCACCAGTTCGTCCGTGCACAGGTTGATCGATACGACGGACCGGGGCTTCGCCTCCGCCCGCGCCGGGAGCTGGACCGCCAATAGGGCGGCCAATAGGGCGGGGGCGGTCAGGGCCGCCGCTACGACTGCGTGCACTGCCGCGAAACGACGCATCGCTCAGAACGCCAGTCGCAAGCCGGCATAGGCCGCGCGCCCCGGCGTGCCGTAGCCCCAGACCTCCTGGTACTGTTCGTCGAACAGGTTGTCGACGCGACCGAACAGTTCGGCGGTGTCGCTGAGCTTGTAGGAGCCGGCGACGTTGACGAGCGTATAGGCGTCCAGCGTCAGGACCGACCTGTTGTAGACGGCGTCGTAGACCCAGTCTTTCTGAGCACCGTTGTAGACGACCGAGAGATTGGCGTTCGCGCGCCCGTCGAGGAACACGTAGTTGACGTCGAGGCTCGCCAGATGCGGCGGTCGCCGCACCAGGTCTGCACCCGTCGCGTCCTTGCCGTCGGTGTAGGTGTAGGAGGCGCGAACGAAGAGGTTGTCGAGAGGCGACACCGAGACACCGAGTTCGACACCGTGGATCCTGGACTCGCCCGGCATGTTGACCGACGTCGTGCCGGCCCCGGTGATCAGGTCCGTTATGCGCATGTCGAAGTAGGTGGCGTCGGCCACGACGCGTTCGCCCCACAGGGCCTGATCGATGCCTACGTCCCAGCCGGCCGCCTGCTCCGGCTTGAGGTTGGGATTCCCCCGGTAGGTCTGCGTGTACCCGTAGAGTTCGAACATGGTCGGGTTCTTCACGCCCGTGCCATAGGAGGCGCGCAGCTTGGTGCCGGTTGCGTCGATGGTATAGGCACCGGTCAGCCGATAGGTATCGGCATCCTCGAAGAGATCGTTGACGTCGTGGCGAACGGCGGCCGTCACGAACAGGCTGTCGAACAGCCCGAGCTGGTACTGGCCGACAAGTCCCGTCGATTCGATCGTCCGGTCGAGATTTGACCAGAGGCTGTCCACCTTGACGCCTTGGGTTTCGTGTTCGGCCAGGAACGTGAGGGTGTGGCTCGCCGGGACCGTCTCCTGCTCGAGGTAGAGATTCGACTGATAGTCCAGCTTGTTCTTGTCCCCCCGATACGTGCTGGTGACCGCCTTGTCGGCGAGATAGTCCGTCGTCTGGTCCGTCCGCGTCGCGCCGAAGATGTGCTCCCAGCGCCCCTCGAACATCCGGAAGGTGCCCTGGACCCGGCCGAACAGCTGCTCGCCGCGGGAATCGTTGAAGGCGTCGATCGGGCCGATGCCGCCGATGTCGGCGTCGCCTTCCCGCATGAAGTTGGTGAAGCGCCCGACGAATGCCAGGTCGATATCCTCGGTCGGATGGATCCCGAACTTGATGAGGCCGGTTCCGTTCCGGTAGGCGTCCTTCTCGAGGTTTCCGTTCGCCTCGTCCGCGCTGGATATGCCGTCGGTGGACAGTCCCACAGCGCTGACGAGCAGATCGAACCTGTCGTCGCTGGCGCTGACCGAGGCATGGCCGCGGAAGGTGCCGAACGACCCGCCTTCCGCCGATACCGTGGCGCTCGGCGCCCCGTCGCCGCGCCTCGTGACGATATTGATCACGCCGCCGATGGCATCCGAGCCGTAGAGGGCGCTCTGCGGGCCGCGCAGCACCTCGATGCGGGCGACGTCCTGGACCAGCAGATTGCCGAAGTCGAATTCGGATCCGAAGGCGGGATCGTTCATCTCGATGCCGTCGATCCGGACCATCGTCTGGTTCCCTTCGGCACCACGGATGCGGACCTGCGTGAAGTCGCCGATTCCGCCCGTGCGATTGACGGCAACGCCCGGCACCTGGCGTAGCACGTCGGAGACGACCCGGATCTGCTGCTCCTCGAGCTCTTCGCCGGTAATGACCGTGACCGTGCTGCCCACCGCGCGGTCCGGCGTGGCGGTCCGGTTCGGGCTGACGGTGATCTCGTCGAGCGTTACGGCCGCCGCTTCGCTGACGGGCGCGAAGCGACCATCGGAAGCGGTCTCGTCATCCGCCGACCGGACGTCTTGGGCAGAGGCCCGCGGCGCTGGCGCCAGGGCCAGCGCGGCAATCAGGATGACAACGGAAACGGAATGGAGTCGCGGCTCGGACGAGCCGGTGAGAACGGATTTCGGCATTTCAAGACCTCGGGCGGTACGCCAGGTGGCACGTCACCGCGAACGAAGTCTCGCCGGTCATCGCCCGAAAGCGATGGCGGCTTGCCAACCATCGAAACACCCCGTCCGACGTCGTCGCGTGTGACCACGGCTGACGGCAGGTCTCCTGGCTCGCGGGTTGTCACCGATCCGTCGCCTTCCCGGTGCCCGAGGCCCAGTGGCGTATTGACGGACGACTATCCGCTTACAGTTGCGGGGGCAGCCGCAGATTTGGATCGAACGACCCTCACTGCGTTCCCTTTTGATCCCCGAGGGGAACCGTCGCGCCGGACGCTAGGCACGATTGGATGATATGTCAATCAGGCGGCCAAGGCGGGGGATGCCAAGTCGGGGGATGCCAAGCCGTGCACGCGCAAACCGCACCGGCGGGTTATCCAAAGCGTGCCGCCGACGTCTATTCGCCCCGCCTTTGGGCGCCGCTTTCCGCCGCTCGCGCGATGTCCGGCATCGCGGCAAGTTTCCTGTCCACCAGGTTGCGCGCTTCGAGAAGGACCATCAAGGGATCCCAGGAACCCTCGAGGAACCGTCGACGCCGTCCCTCGGGCAGGCAGAAGGGTATTCGCCGGTCGCCGGAGACGATCTGTCCCGCGGCGATATCAGCCGTGAGTTCGGTTTCCGGGGCGGCCTCGCAACGACTGCGCAGCCAAAGACCGTCCGCGGCGGATACCGGCAGGCATGGCAGTCCTATGGACAGACAGTTGCCGGCGAAGATCTCGCCGAACGATTCTCCCACGATCGCCCGGATGCCGAATCGATAGAGCGCCTGGGGCGCGTGCTCCCGAGAGGAGCCGCAGCCGAAGTTCCGCCCGACCAGCAGGATCGATGCCCCGGCGAAACGCCCGTCGTCGAACGGATGAGGCGCGTCGCCACGGTCGCGCGCGGCGCGACGCAGGCTTTCGAACACGTGCGCCTCGATCCCGCGGAAGGTGACCAGCTTGAGATACCGCGACTCGAGGATCTGGTCGGTGTCGATGTCGTTGCCCGCGAGCGGCAAGCCGCGGCCCCGAACCATGTCGATGCGCCCGGTCATGACCGCCCGCCCCCATCCGGCGTCGCGTCCGGGAACGCGCGCACATCCGTTATCTCCCCGGCCAGCGCCGCGGCAGCCACCATGACCGGTGACATCAGGAACGTGCGCCCGTCGGGCGATCCCTGCCGCCCCCGGAAGTTTCGGTTCGACGACGACGCGCAGACCTGCGGCCCGACCAGTTTGTCGGCATTCATCCCGCAGCACAGGGAGCAGCCCGCGTCACGAAGTTCGAACCCGCGTTCCTCGAACAGCGTGTCGAACCCCCGGCTCGCCGCTGCCTTGAGCACGGCGCGCGATCCGGGGACGATCATCGCACGCACACCCGACGCGACACGACGGTCGGTTGCGCGCAGGAATGCCGCGACGGCCTCGAGATCGGAAAGCCTGCCATTGGTGCAGGACCCGATGAACGCGGTGTCGATCCGCGTGCCCGACACCGGTTCCCCCGGAACCATTCCCATGAACTCCATCGCCGCGCGCCAGCCGGTCTCTTCGTCTCCGGCGCCCGCGGGATCGGGCACCGGCAGGTCGACCGGCACCGACTGATCCGGCGAAGTCCCCCATGTCACCATCGGGCCGACGTCCCCGACGTTCACCACCACCTCGTCGTCCCAGGTGGCGTCGGGCTCGGACGCGATGTCCTGCCAGCGCCGGACGGCGGCCTCCCACGCCGCCCCTTCGGGCGCGAACGCACGGCCCTTCAGATAGTCGAACGTGGTCCGGTCGGGATTGACGTATCCGCAGCGCGCCCCACCCTCCACAGCCATGTTGCACAGGGTCATCCGCTCTTCCATCGAGAACCGCTCGACCGTGGAGCCGCAGAACTCATAGGCGTATCCGAGCCCACCCTTCGCCCCCAGGCGGTGGATCACGTGCAAGGCCACATCCTTGGCGAACACCCCGAAGGCGAGCTCTCCCTCGATCGCGATCCGCCGGACCTTCAGCTTCTCCATGACCAGCGACTGCGACGCCAGGACATCGCGCACCTGCGAGGTTCCGATCCCGAAGGCAACCGTTCCGAAGGCGCCATGGGTGGAGGTGTGGCTGTCGCCGCACGCGATCACCATGCCCGGCTGGGTGAGCCCGCGTTCGGGCGCGACGACATGGACGATCCCGTGCATCGCCTTCATCGGATCGAAATAGGGAATGCTGCTGGCTCGTGTGTTGCGCGCCAGAAGCTGTACCTGGGCCTCGCACAGCGCGTCGTCGAACCGGCGCACGTCGCCGCCCGTCGAAATCGAATGGTCCGCGCACGCAAACGTCCGTTCGGGATGCGCGACGGTCAGTCCGCGTTCGTGCAGATCCTCGAAGGCCTGCGGACTGCTCACTTCGTTGATCAGATGGACATCGACCGCGATCTGGTGCTGGTTCTCCGACACCTCACGGACGACATGCGCATCGAAGACCTTGTCGTACAGCGTACCCGCCATTTTATCGCCTCCCCCGAAACCGTCAGCCGAGCAGGTCGGAGATGGCGGCGGCGATGCCGGGCATCTCCTCCAGCCCGAAGCCCGGTGCGTCGCTGGGCCAGACCGTTCCGTCGACGACCGGACAGCTCGGCGGGAATCCGCCGAACGGCTTGAACACGCCGGGATAGGCCTCGCAACCGCCAAGCCCGAGCCCCGCCACGATATGGAGGTTTATGAGGTGTCCGCCGTGCGGAAACACCTGCTCACGGCTGTATCCCCGGCGTTCCAGCAGGTCGATAATTCGACCGTATTCCGTCAATCCGTAGCTCAGGCCGGCATCCATCTGGAAGATGTCGCGGCCCGGCCGCATGCCGCCGAAATTCAGCAGATTGCGGACGTCCTGGAGCGAGAAGAGATTTTCGCCGGTGGCTATCGCCCCGTCGTAATTGTGCGTCAGCGCCTGATTGAGCGCGAAATCCAGCGGGTCGCCGACCTCCTCGTACCAGCGCAGGCCGTAGCCCGCGATACTCTGGCCGAAGGTCAGCGCGTCGTGCAGTCCGAACCGACCGTTGGCGTCGACGGCGAGGCGAGAGCCTGCCCCGGCCACGGCCAGCGCCTCCTCTATGCGGGCCAGATCCTCGGCCGCATCCGCCCCCCCTACCTTTATCTTGAAGGCGTCGAAGCCCTGGTCGCGATAGCCCTGCAGCTCGTCCCGCAGTGTCCTGCCGCCGCCCGAAGCGTAGTAATAGCCCCCCGCCGCATAGACCGGCACACGCGCTGCCGCAACCGTCCGGCCGAATGCCTCGGCAACAGCAGCGTAGGCGGGTCGGTCGTCGAGCTTGGCGTTCAGGTCCCAGATCGCCAGTTCGAGCGCGCCGACGGCCGACGCCCGGTCGCCATGCCCGCCCGGCTTTTCGTTCTTCATGGCGGCGGCGTAGATCCTGGCCGGATCGAAGCGTGTCCGGCTCTCGTCCAGCAGGGAGTCCGGAGCCGCGTTCAGAATGCGCGGGCGGATGCGGGTCGACAGGATACCGTGCTGGGCGTACCGCCCGATCGAGTTGAACCCGATTCCGGCGACCGGACGGCCATTGCGAACGACATCGCTGACAACGGCGACGAGGGACACGTCGTGATCGTCAAACGATACGACCGCATTGGAAATGGCGCCCTCGAGCTTCACGCTGCGGGTCACGATGTCGGCTATCTTCACTCAAACTCTCCCAGGCTCGTCAGAGACTCGGTTATGCGGAAAAACGGTTCGGCGCGGTTGGAAGTCAGATCCCCTTGGCGGGGCCGAACGCCCGTTCCTTCATCCGGACCAGGCGCGTCAGGGTCTCGTTGACCGGTGCGGTCAGCCCGACCTTTGCCGCTTCACGCGGTATCGCGCCGTTGATGAAGTCGATTTCACTGGGTCGTCCGGCTTCGTGGTCGAGCAGCATCGAGGGTTTCGCAGCCGGCATCCGCCCGGCGAAGGCGCGGACACGAGCGACCGGATCGGCCATATCCAGGGCAATCCCCCGGGCACGGGCGATGCCCGCGGCTTCGACGGCGGCGGCGCGGCTGACCGCACCGAGTTCCGGATCGTCCATCGCCTCGCCCACGGTCAATCCCGTCAGCGCGCACGGTGCGCTGTAGGCGACGTTGCAGATCAGCTTGTCCCACTGCATCGCTGCGATGTCGTTGACCGCTTCGGTCCGGAACCCGGCGTCGCTCCAGACCGCCGCCACGCCTTCGGCCTCGCGGAACGGGAGGCCGGCATAGGCGCCCATCTGGATCACCTGCATGCCGTTGTGGTGGGCGTGCCCGGGTCCCTTCAGAGAGGCACCGAAACCGCCAGCGATGCCGACGAGAAGGCGGTCGGGATCGATCGAGGCCGCCACCTCGTCGGCGGCGCCCAGGCCGTTCTGAATTGTAAGCACGACGGTGTCCGGCCCGATCATCGGCTTCGCCGTCTTGGCGGCCGCACCGGCGGCGGCGGACTTCACGGCCAGGATCATCAGGTCCACGGCCTCGCCCGGGGGCGGCGCCTCGAAAGCGCGGACCCGAACCCGGCGGTTGCCGCTGGCCCCCTCAACGACCAGGCCGTCGCGATTGATCGCCTCGACATGGGCCGCCCATCTGTCGATGGCGAGCACGTCGTGTCCCGCATCGGCCAGGAGAGCCGCGTAGACCGACCCCATGGCACCGCATCCGACCACTGCAATTTTCATGTTATGCCTCCTCAGCACGTCGGGGCCGGTTCGCCCCGGTCTGTCCGTAGGATCTCAGGCCTGCGCACGGCGGCTCTGGCGGACAAGTCGCAGCACGCCCGTCAGCACGCTGAAGCCAAGCAGCGCCAGCAGGACCAGCGACACCGGCCGGTCCAGGAAGATCGAGAGGCTCAACCCGCCGAAGGTCTGGTAGGTTCGCAACAATTCGGCGTCGAGGATCGGCCCCAGCACGATCCCCAGAACGACGGCGATCAGCGGATAGTCGAACCGTCTCAGCACGATTCCCAGAACCGCGAATACGGCCATCAGCACCACGTCGAACATCAGCAGATGGACCGCGTAGGTGCCGGCGATGGAGAAGACCGCGATCACCGGGATGAGGATCTTCGTGGGAATTCGGACGATGCGCGCCGCCCAGAACGAAACCAGCAGACCCAGACCCAAGAGGCAGGCCGACGTGAGGAACTGCGCCAGCATGACCCCATAGACGAGGTCCGGTCGTTCCATGAACAGGCGCGGCCCGGGGATCAGCCCCTGAAGCATCAGGGCGCCGATCAGGACGGCCGTCGCCAGCCCGCCGGGGATCCCAAGCGCGAGCATCAGGGCCAGTGCGCCGCCCTCCGAGGCATTGTTGGCCGATTCCGCGCTGACCAGGCCTTCCGGCGCCCCCTTCCCGAACTGCTCCGGGGTCGCGGATGCGCGCTTCGCCTCGTTGTAGCTGACGACGCTGGCGATCGTGGCGCCCGCGCCGGGCAGGGCCCCGATTATCACCCCCAGCCCGCACGAGCGCAGCAAGGTCGCGGGATAGGCGAAGGCCCTTCTGTATCCGAGCCGAAGCTGGGACCAGGCGGAACCGGACGTGGCGGACGCGACCGCCTGGGGATCGGCGACATGCGACTTCTGCAGCATGGAGAACAGTTCGGAGAAGCCGATCAGCCCGATCAGCGCGGGAATGATCGAGATGCCGTCCATCAGTTCGAAATAGCCGAACGTTCCCCGGATCGCGCCGGTCGAGGACATGCCGGTGGTGCTGATCAGAACCCCGAACAGACCGGCGATCGCAGCCTTGAGGAAGCTCTTGTCCAGCGTCGCGATGATCGTCAGGCCGAGCGCGCCGACGAGGAACATTTCGGGAGGGCCGAACTTCAGGGCGAATACGACGATAATCGGCATGATCAGGATCAGGAAGAAGGATCCCACCAGGTTGCCGGTGGCCGACGCGGCCACCGAGGTCCCTAGGGCCTCGTACGCCCTACCCTGGCGCGTCATCGGGAAACCATCGAGCCCGGTCATGATCGCCTGCGGCGATCCGGGAATGTTGAGAAGGATCGCCGAGATCGAGGCGCCGAAGTTTCCGCCGGCATAGACGGCAGTCAGGAAAACGATGGCGACGATCGGGCTCATCGCGAATGTCAGCGGCAGCATGACGCTGATCGCCAGCGGTGTGCTGAAGCCGGGGATGGCTCCGGTCACGATGCCGAACAACAATCCCGCCAGCAGGACGAACAGAACCTGCCAGTCGGTGAGCAGCGCTGCTCCGGCGGCGATGGATCCGAGATCGAACATGGTGTCACCGTGGGCGGATGGGGATGCGGGCTGGGGAGCGGGCTCAGAAAAGCAGACCTGCGGGCAGCCGCAGATTCAGGAAATGCTCCATGCCGGACCAGATCAGTCCGGTGAGCAAGGTCGGCGTGAGAACCAGGACGGCAGGAGACCGAACGCCCAACGCCAGGAGCTGGAGAAAGGTGTAGGCCATGGTGGTCACGACGAAGCCGACGACCGGGATCGCCCAGATGTACCCGGCCGTAAGGACGATGAACGAGATCGACTTCACCAGATTGACCGGCGCGGATATCCCCGCCGGCCCAGCGGCAGCCTCCGAGCCCTCGCGCACGGTCTCGACG
The Microbaculum marinisediminis genome window above contains:
- a CDS encoding ABC transporter substrate-binding protein, giving the protein MAVQLPARAEAKPRSVVSINLCTDELVLRLADPGQVKSVTWLARDSLGSAVRALAGAVPVNRGLAEEIVPLSPDLVVAGVHTTRTTVGFLKRIGIPVIELGVPGTLDEVRAQIRMVATVLGNAAAGEAMIAALDTALSESGAVIAGSRPTALVLRPNGFTAGRGSLVDTLLDRAGLANLAADLQTDGLGQLPLERIVAARPDVLIINADADAPESMAQALLDHPALASLKETATVVEVPTRLWTCAGPQLAEAMALLKSAAAKARSRPNPQTEAAR
- a CDS encoding TonB-dependent receptor plug domain-containing protein; protein product: MPKSVLTGSSEPRLHSVSVVILIAALALAPAPRASAQDVRSADDETASDGRFAPVSEAAAVTLDEITVSPNRTATPDRAVGSTVTVITGEELEEQQIRVVSDVLRQVPGVAVNRTGGIGDFTQVRIRGAEGNQTMVRIDGIEMNDPAFGSEFDFGNLLVQDVARIEVLRGPQSALYGSDAIGGVINIVTRRGDGAPSATVSAEGGSFGTFRGHASVSASDDRFDLLVSAVGLSTDGISSADEANGNLEKDAYRNGTGLIKFGIHPTEDIDLAFVGRFTNFMREGDADIGGIGPIDAFNDSRGEQLFGRVQGTFRMFEGRWEHIFGATRTDQTTDYLADKAVTSTYRGDKNKLDYQSNLYLEQETVPASHTLTFLAEHETQGVKVDSLWSNLDRTIESTGLVGQYQLGLFDSLFVTAAVRHDVNDLFEDADTYRLTGAYTIDATGTKLRASYGTGVKNPTMFELYGYTQTYRGNPNLKPEQAAGWDVGIDQALWGERVVADATYFDMRITDLITGAGTTSVNMPGESRIHGVELGVSVSPLDNLFVRASYTYTDGKDATGADLVRRPPHLASLDVNYVFLDGRANANLSVVYNGAQKDWVYDAVYNRSVLTLDAYTLVNVAGSYKLSDTAELFGRVDNLFDEQYQEVWGYGTPGRAAYAGLRLAF
- a CDS encoding 3-isopropylmalate dehydratase small subunit encodes the protein MTGRIDMVRGRGLPLAGNDIDTDQILESRYLKLVTFRGIEAHVFESLRRAARDRGDAPHPFDDGRFAGASILLVGRNFGCGSSREHAPQALYRFGIRAIVGESFGEIFAGNCLSIGLPCLPVSAADGLWLRSRCEAAPETELTADIAAGQIVSGDRRIPFCLPEGRRRRFLEGSWDPLMVLLEARNLVDRKLAAMPDIARAAESGAQRRGE
- a CDS encoding 3-isopropylmalate dehydratase large subunit, translated to MAGTLYDKVFDAHVVREVSENQHQIAVDVHLINEVSSPQAFEDLHERGLTVAHPERTFACADHSISTGGDVRRFDDALCEAQVQLLARNTRASSIPYFDPMKAMHGIVHVVAPERGLTQPGMVIACGDSHTSTHGAFGTVAFGIGTSQVRDVLASQSLVMEKLKVRRIAIEGELAFGVFAKDVALHVIHRLGAKGGLGYAYEFCGSTVERFSMEERMTLCNMAVEGGARCGYVNPDRTTFDYLKGRAFAPEGAAWEAAVRRWQDIASEPDATWDDEVVVNVGDVGPMVTWGTSPDQSVPVDLPVPDPAGAGDEETGWRAAMEFMGMVPGEPVSGTRIDTAFIGSCTNGRLSDLEAVAAFLRATDRRVASGVRAMIVPGSRAVLKAAASRGFDTLFEERGFELRDAGCSLCCGMNADKLVGPQVCASSSNRNFRGRQGSPDGRTFLMSPVMVAAAALAGEITDVRAFPDATPDGGGRS
- a CDS encoding enolase C-terminal domain-like protein, which gives rise to MKIADIVTRSVKLEGAISNAVVSFDDHDVSLVAVVSDVVRNGRPVAGIGFNSIGRYAQHGILSTRIRPRILNAAPDSLLDESRTRFDPARIYAAAMKNEKPGGHGDRASAVGALELAIWDLNAKLDDRPAYAAVAEAFGRTVAAARVPVYAAGGYYYASGGGRTLRDELQGYRDQGFDAFKIKVGGADAAEDLARIEEALAVAGAGSRLAVDANGRFGLHDALTFGQSIAGYGLRWYEEVGDPLDFALNQALTHNYDGAIATGENLFSLQDVRNLLNFGGMRPGRDIFQMDAGLSYGLTEYGRIIDLLERRGYSREQVFPHGGHLINLHIVAGLGLGGCEAYPGVFKPFGGFPPSCPVVDGTVWPSDAPGFGLEEMPGIAAAISDLLG
- a CDS encoding ketopantoate reductase family protein, translating into MKIAVVGCGAMGSVYAALLADAGHDVLAIDRWAAHVEAINRDGLVVEGASGNRRVRVRAFEAPPPGEAVDLMILAVKSAAAGAAAKTAKPMIGPDTVVLTIQNGLGAADEVAASIDPDRLLVGIAGGFGASLKGPGHAHHNGMQVIQMGAYAGLPFREAEGVAAVWSDAGFRTEAVNDIAAMQWDKLICNVAYSAPCALTGLTVGEAMDDPELGAVSRAAAVEAAGIARARGIALDMADPVARVRAFAGRMPAAKPSMLLDHEAGRPSEIDFINGAIPREAAKVGLTAPVNETLTRLVRMKERAFGPAKGI
- a CDS encoding tripartite tricarboxylate transporter permease, with the translated sequence MFDLGSIAAGAALLTDWQVLFVLLAGLLFGIVTGAIPGFSTPLAISVMLPLTFAMSPIVAIVFLTAVYAGGNFGASISAILLNIPGSPQAIMTGLDGFPMTRQGRAYEALGTSVAASATGNLVGSFFLILIMPIIVVFALKFGPPEMFLVGALGLTIIATLDKSFLKAAIAGLFGVLISTTGMSSTGAIRGTFGYFELMDGISIIPALIGLIGFSELFSMLQKSHVADPQAVASATSGSAWSQLRLGYRRAFAYPATLLRSCGLGVIIGALPGAGATIASVVSYNEAKRASATPEQFGKGAPEGLVSAESANNASEGGALALMLALGIPGGLATAVLIGALMLQGLIPGPRLFMERPDLVYGVMLAQFLTSACLLGLGLLVSFWAARIVRIPTKILIPVIAVFSIAGTYAVHLLMFDVVLMAVFAVLGIVLRRFDYPLIAVVLGIVLGPILDAELLRTYQTFGGLSLSIFLDRPVSLVLLALLGFSVLTGVLRLVRQSRRAQA
- a CDS encoding tripartite tricarboxylate transporter TctB family protein, which encodes MPRSNASNPWLRFGGEMIVPLLLLGYSTRYYLEVAALPRPETNLLLIEPVYALLVLCCLAFAGKRLVETVREGSEAAAGPAGISAPVNLVKSISFIVLTAGYIWAIPVVGFVVTTMAYTFLQLLALGVRSPAVLVLTPTLLTGLIWSGMEHFLNLRLPAGLLF